GCTATACAGGACGTATAACATCAAAGCACAACAAGAAGCTCTGGCATGTAAAAGAGAGAATCGCCGAGAATCCAAGGGACTCCATACTCCGATCAATACGCCTCGTGCTCCCCTGGCCATGGTAAAGTTGCACACTTCGGTTAGCgaaagcttatatatatatgaacgCAAGGAAAGGGAGAAGAGGCAAAAGGCCATGATGCTAAAAAGACTTATTACTTTCTTGGGGATGATGAAGTCGACGAACTTCTTCCTGGACTTGGGTTCAGCATTGGGGGAGGAGGTAGGGGAGGACTTGGACTTGGACTTGGGTTGCCTCTTGAGGATGTGCTCCCGCACGAGTCTCTCGTACAGGAAAGCCGCGCCTTGGAACTGAGGGAGGACCAGCCACGCTACCAAGATGAGCTTCACATCGTACCATATGGGTATCCTGACagatgaggaggaggatgacGATTCGTCATCTCGATGATTCAGTCATCAAACCCGACAAGAGAGGAGACAAGGGTAGGTCGCCACTCACCACTCAAAAAGGGGCTGGATGGCCATCTCGACGAGGGTGAGGAAGGAGTAGAGGATCCAGTAAGCCAGCCACTGCTCATCGTCTATCTTGGAGGGGCTCTCTATGGCCATCACCGACGCGTACCTGccaagagagaaaacaaaaccaCCAACCATCAACCTCAGATCTCTTCCCTGCCTTGATTCAATTGATTGACCCGACATAATAAGCATCGGGCGAAGAAAGAACCCAGTATCTTACAGAGGATAGAGCAGCATCAGCACGGGTCTGCGCGAATTCCATCGAAGATTGGTAAGTTACACGAGTCGCTCGATATTacgttgaagaagaagaagacgacgaagaagaggaaggagaggaagaagtaCCCGGCGAGGGAGTGAGCGTGCGTGAGGATAGTCCAAAGATGACCCATTTGCTTTGTCGGACCGGATGGGCGGACGCGAGTAATCAGAGGAACTTTCAGTGGAGAGATGAGGACAGAGGAAGCGAGTGAGGAcggagaaagggagagagagaggaacgaTGCGATCCACAGGTTCGGAAGAAACGTCGGTATAAGAAGGCCACGGGCGGGGGGACACGTGGCAGGCTTCGGGGGATCCTAACGAGGCTTAGTCGGTCCACGTGTCGGCACTGCATTTCTTAACGAGTTGATTAATCACCACCGGCCACTGTCCCCATTTATCTTATAAAACAAACAGCCTAAGATCCCTCTCCGTGGTCATACCTCCTTTTCGATCTCTGCACCTTCTCAATCTTCTCTTTCATCCATTTGTCAAAGCTTGGTATCATCATATCTGGGCGGTCGGTGGAACGTGTCCCAGCCATGTGACGACAAGTGCCCCCCTTCCCCCCTTTTCTCCTCTGTCATATTTCTCTTCTTGGGCTTGAGTGTTCGCGGGCCGAGCTTCTGCATGTCCCGGCCACAAAAGTTTAAGGAATAAGGACCGAAAGATAAGATACTACTCAAAACGAGCTCTCTTGGGCTTTAGTTGGGTCCCCGTATAGAGCGTGCCAGCCCCAAAGGGCAAAATTTGAACACCATTTGATCTCAGAATCGGACCATTTTCCAAGTGGCCATGGAGTCTGCCATGAGCAGAAGAATTTGACAGCAATGAACCACCCCCAAAGTTACATCTTTTGAGTGTCCACTAGCACTGACAGGTTCTGCTAGTTTATGCTCTCGGACTCCTCCAGGAAGGATGGATTCTCCGTCTGTCTGCCTGTCAGGGGAACAGCGACGGGCTAATTTAAGTTGGCTTGGTCTTGgcaccaaaaccaaaacctgATTCTTTCCTAAATTTAGGGGGACTCCGGGATAATCCATTCAAACGAGAGAACCGAGGGAAGCCTCGAGAATTGCGTGCTAGCGTGCAATCTGGGGACCTCCCCCAATTTTCTCTCCCACCCCATTAAAGTGGTTGAGCTACGttgatctctttctctctttcgctTGACCCACACATCTCGTTCGCCCCCGCGCGCTGCAAATCTTCTATGCCTCCTCCTTGCGTATTATTAGTTGCACCTACTATAGTAAGTCTACATTTCTTCCTTGAAACAGTGCCACCATGGGCTACAAGCTACATCTGCCTTTACTTTTCTCACCCCCTCCTCTTTCTGGCATTGCTTGATTGACGCCCTCCTTCCCTGCAAAATGAATGGCTCTCTGTCGATGAAAATCATGGCCGGGACGTGTGACTTCTCTGCATGGCCTCCCCGTG
The nucleotide sequence above comes from Eucalyptus grandis isolate ANBG69807.140 chromosome 2, ASM1654582v1, whole genome shotgun sequence. Encoded proteins:
- the LOC104416616 gene encoding HVA22-like protein e, giving the protein MGHLWTILTHAHSLAGPVLMLLYPLYASVMAIESPSKIDDEQWLAYWILYSFLTLVEMAIQPLFEWIPIWYDVKLILVAWLVLPQFQGAAFLYERLVREHILKRQPKSKSKSSPTSSPNAEPKSRKKFVDFIIPKKGSTRRIDRSMESLGFSAILSFTCQSFLLCFDVIRPV